A genomic region of Miscanthus floridulus cultivar M001 chromosome 3, ASM1932011v1, whole genome shotgun sequence contains the following coding sequences:
- the LOC136547043 gene encoding GDSL esterase/lipase At4g10955-like — protein sequence MAMAQQASFPCSNATTWRELTNTSWRDDDYRRMVMAYLIEAVYLLELERQERRDAAAVAQQWWKPFHFRLAHELVDDRDGSVFGAVFERDHHGVSSDAGRPSPSGAPSAVIAFRGTLLRAPTIRRDVEDELRLLARNSLRGSARLARAVQALSATIDRFGSDNVCVCGHSLGAGFARQVIRMLVASSSPRQQHPRQQQAAAFAAASLESHLFNAPYLSLPMGVRSVVKTADCLLKALRSGVATVGKWHGKALRNVAYANCILGYTRLESTRKL from the exons atggcaaTGGCGCAGCAAGCGAGCTTCCCCTGCTCGAATGCTACTACATGGAGAGAGCTCACCAACACGAGCTG GAGGGACGACGACTACCGGCGGATGGTGATGGCGTACCTGATCGAGGCGGTGTACCTGCTGGAGCTGGAGCGGCAGGAGCGCCGggacgcggcggcggtggcgcagcaGTGGTGGAAGCCGTTCCACTTCCGCCTGGCGCACGAGCTGGTGGACGACCGCGACGGCTCCGTGTTCGGCGCCGTCTTCGAGCGCGACCACCACGGCGTATCCTCCGACGCCGGCAGGCCCAGCCCGAGCGGCGCGCCCAGCGCCGTGATCGCGTTCCGGGGCACGCTGCTGCGCGCGCCCACCATCCGGCGCGACGTGGAGGACGAGCTCCGCCTGCTGGCCCGGAACAGCCTCCGGGGCTCCGCCAGGCTGGCGCGCGCCGTGCAGGCGCTCAGCGCCACCATCGACCGCTTCGGCTCCGACAACGTCTGCGTGTGCGGCCACTCCCTGGGCGCCGGCTTCGCGCGCCAGGTCATCCGGATGCTCGTCGCCTCCTCCTCGCCGCGGCAGCAGCACCCGCGCCAGCAGCAGGCGGCCGCCTTCGCCGCCGCGTCGCTCGAGTCCCACCTCTTCAACGCGCCCTACCTGTCGCTGCCCATGGGCGTCAGGAGCGTCGTCAAGACGGCGGACTGCCTGCTCAAGGCGCTCCGCTCCGGCGTCGCCACCGTCGGCAAGTGGCACGGCAAGGCGCTCCGGAACGTGGCCTACGCCAATTGCATCCTCGGCTACACCAGGCTCGAGAGCACCAGGAAGTTGTGA